The DNA sequence tctgtaACAAGGTTGAGTTTCATGTCCAATGGCTCAGTTGCTGTCCCCTGTTTTCACTGAAGCTCTCAAGTTCCATAACCCATTACTACCACCGAGCGGTTGCTCAAGAAGCCCATGGCGCGTGTTGGCCAGGACCGGCAATAATAGCTTGAGTTTGATGGGACATGCTGGGAAGCGAAGAGCCATTGGCAGAGTCAGAGTCGCAACTGAGGGCTCTACTTCAGTTGACGCTTTGGCTGATGACTATTACTCTGTCTTGGGTTTGGTAAATGCTTCAAAACTCAtctgggttttgtttgtttagttCTGAGAGCGtgttgtttgtttggtttgatGGGGTTTTGTTTGAATATGCAAAATGTTGTAGTCAGTGATGCATGTGTATTTGTGAATTAAGAGACTTCACATCTGGTTGGCAAATTGTATATCTTATAATGgttttcttgatttgtttcttttttactgcGTACTAGCTTCTTGTGGAATGCGTGGATTTGTATATATGATCTCTGATTATTGGTTGGGTTTGAATATGTTACTATAGCTTCCAGATGCCACACCAGCACAGATCAAGAAAGCCTATTACAATTGCATGAAGGCTTGTCATCCTGACTTGAGTGGTGATAATCCGGAGACAACAAATTTCTGTATGTTCATCAATGAGGTCTATGAGGTGGGTTTCCGTAAATGTTCTGAGCTCAAAGCGGTTAAAATGTTTTGGTCTtccttttgttgtttgtttttgtgatttcaCTAGAATTAAAGCGTTTTAGTGCAGGTTCTCAGTGACCCTGTGCAGCGCATGGTTTATGATGAAATTCATGGTTATGCATTGACTGCAATCAATCCTTTTGTAGATAGCTCTGCACCAAAAGATCACACATTCGTTGATGAGTTTACCTGCATAGGTATGCCCATGTTAAGAGGCTAAGAGGTTATTCCATGTATGAATTTTATTGGACCTTGCTTTCTAGGACATTCgtgtaaaaaaagaaaagaaaaaagaaacacttGAACTCCTTGCTACCTTTGAGTACTGATGTTAGTATGACAATCTATAACCTATTTATCTTTTCAGGCTGCAAAAACTGTGCCAATGTTGCACCAGATGTCTTTGCAATCGAGGAAGACTTTGGAAGAGCCAGAGTATACAGTCAGTGTGGAAATCAAGATTTAGTTCAACAAGCAATTGATAGTTGGTAGGTCCTGCTTCGTGGTCATGATAATATGATGAACATTTGCAATGAAAGTTGTCAAGTTCAGTTTCCAATCTTGTTTGTCAATTGAATTCGATGCCTGCTTCATTGTTGTGCAAGGCTTAAAAAACTGATATCAGATATGGGAGGATAAACCTAAACAACATGTAAGAATATTAAGGAATAATGTATCTTTTTGTGGTCATTGTTTGCTTGTAATTAGATACAAAGTAGGATACACTTCCAAAATGAATGATAATTAGTTTCACTTGTAATATCGGGTTGGCTGCTGAAAAAGTTACTTTATATATGGTTGAGACAATCTATCATAGCATCACTCCTGGTCCAAAATtttcatcaatattaattcctaTGTTTTCATGCATGTATGTGCTGTTGTCAGAAACTTGACGTTTAGATTCAAGTTTCAGGTATCCAGAAAATCATTAATTGCAGTTCCAGATGTCTTGAAGTTGCTACAACAGTAGACTTCGAACTGTTAGTTaacaaaatcttctttatttcagCCCTGTTGATTGCATCCATTGGACTTCTGCTGCACAACTATCATTGCTTGAAGATGAAATGCGCAGAGTAGAAAGAGTAAATGTAAGGCAAACAATCAGTGTAAATTGTATTTTCCATTTAAGTTCCTTTTTTTATATAACCTTCTGATTAATGTCGCCATTTTGAAGATGCTTTACTTCTGAGCATCTTTGTAATCTCCTTGATCACAAGTTATTTGTGGTTATCAGTTCTGTGTATGTGTAGCTTCTAAACCTTCTTAAACCAGCAGAACTGCATTTATATTGGTGGCTAAAAGAGTTTTTGTGGATGGTCAGGTTGCACTGATGCTTGCAGGTATGGGCTCAGCATCAGCGGATGTTTTCAGAACAGTACGTTACTATTTCTACTCTATATATGCATTTTCTATACAAATGAAGCCAGTCTTGTAATTATGAACTAAGATATTGcgttgtatttatttattttttgaaatttctcattggtgTTACAGTCTTATGTTATCAAAAGACAAAGGGAGAAGGATGTAGAAATATTTATTACATGTATTATTCATTACTATCATTAACTCTTGGTTCTAAAACTCTTCTTCCTAAAACATCTTTAAAAAGACACTTATGTAAGGCATCTCTTTAGCATTGTGATAGCTGGCTGAGTTGTTTTATTACTCATACATCCTTTATACTGTGACAGGCAAGTTCTCGATGGCAAAAGAGGCAAGCAAAAGTCTTGGTAAGAACTGATATTTGTTTGTGACCTTCATCTATTTTTCTATGTTCTGATCTCACAAATTACATTATTAAGCCACGTTAAgtcatgaaaaagaaatttgaGACACAATAAATTTTTGCCCTGGGATTCATCCTGATACATTTGAATATGAAAGGTAGCTATCAGTCTTGTCTGTTTAGATACATAATTGATTGGAATAGTTCAACCCACCTAAAAATCACTGTTAGGTTGTTATATTCAAATTTCTCCCGAAAATTTGAAGCTAGAGAACTTCATGCCTATCACATAGCTTTATCGTATAGAGTAACTGGCGTACTTTTGGAACTTATGATTTACTAGGAAACAAACTTTTATTACGACAGATTGTGAAGATTCTACATCAACTAGTTTGAATCTAGGaaatgtactttttttttttctagactTGATAAAAGACCAGAAATACTTATGTAACCATGGTGAGCTAAGCAGCAGTAAACAATATTGCTCCCAggatacaagaatgaaaaataaaaagacaagGACTGGGGAATGTTTTTCACTTTAGGACTTGGAAAGTCAAATTGGGGTGGGAAGGGGAGAAGTAGGGAAACAGGAAGGTTACAGTTGTGACTCATGTTAATCTGTGGTTGTGTCAGTCGTATGAACCAAAGGTGTCCCTGGATAGTTAAATAGTCTGATATTCTACTCCAAAGAGACGTGTTCATAAATTGCTAACTCCTATATATGCTGGTCTTTCCTCTTGGTATTAAAACTCTAGATGGCTGTCTATAAGTTTTAAAATTACTGATTGCATTCTACTCTCCATTTGAATACATGGATATTATTACAGGAACAGGCTAAAGTGAGGATGACAAAGCAGAAAGATTCAGATAAAACAGAATCATACTGGGATAATGTATGGGGCAAACCCAAAGAGTACCAGAGTTCAGGTATAAGAAAGTTTTTCTTTGAGTAAATTTCATAATAATTATACTAGATGACAGTGTGCTACTTAATGTTGGATAGATATacagaattaaaaaaattgaatctAGTGTATATGAGTGTAGTTCACCTCCTCCTTCATGTATCACACTCACTATTTTAGCCTCCTTTATGTATGATCCTAAGAGCTTTGGACATCTGGATGTGTTTTTTATCTCAAAGAAagtcaatctctctcaaatattcCTCCCTTTCGTCAATACCTTTTTATAACACCACTAAGAAAGCTTTccagaaaataagaaaaaaaaaatactgcttGTGGAACTATT is a window from the Rosa chinensis cultivar Old Blush chromosome 2, RchiOBHm-V2, whole genome shotgun sequence genome containing:
- the LOC112185635 gene encoding chaperone protein dnaJ C76, chloroplastic, which codes for MAQLLSPVFTEALKFHNPLLPPSGCSRSPWRVLARTGNNSLSLMGHAGKRRAIGRVRVATEGSTSVDALADDYYSVLGLLPDATPAQIKKAYYNCMKACHPDLSGDNPETTNFCMFINEVYEVLSDPVQRMVYDEIHGYALTAINPFVDSSAPKDHTFVDEFTCIGCKNCANVAPDVFAIEEDFGRARVYSQCGNQDLVQQAIDSCPVDCIHWTSAAQLSLLEDEMRRVERVNVALMLAGMGSASADVFRTASSRWQKRQAKVLEQAKVRMTKQKDSDKTESYWDNVWGKPKEYQSSEEETKERATRAAAAARRWREYSRRGADKPPSYKLPEAISDNEN